One genomic segment of Scophthalmus maximus strain ysfricsl-2021 chromosome 3, ASM2237912v1, whole genome shotgun sequence includes these proteins:
- the ccdc30 gene encoding coiled-coil domain-containing protein 30 isoform X1, with amino-acid sequence MNLQTELDQISMRLQEDGLPPAASAEERQRYLWQQLLREEARRHSVTQEMQTIRTQQASEMKEVESYVAHIRGLLEERECLTADYERDNEHLRRELLQIRQQQESQTKELAEMLAQEDLGEMGLSSPSEQVAYLLVERATLLERLEAAERRLESQSLTGNSMEGHHQGQEHIHHMMGEELRQRREDMQKSMDNMTKQCSSQSPWKKLFGLRRSGQSKHNITPARSEEISQEQNERQRLERDLEEASRRLAMAHQDIRRLTSELDVAKNNNLDSSGSGLQGMVQEVEHLRREVDKLKHCDMMKLQQAKEQNDRLDAENRALRERVRTIESEKQNLRGQLAINDAEKDEEDQKDKSIRIEPQNNLSALSAQEKDHIHKRCQEAMEDGLVQVRELQRQLQRLRKEQEELEERNEELEALLGEAQNASKEESHRHEGELEGLHRRIKSLEAELKRQDAHEKIMRNGDEVKATESFLQLHLRDGSQERLALLEARLTEEKDWRKQLEVDLSAAQAALKKDKEALQIGERELKKLRLEVNSLQTECQQGKTLIKSLTQVKGEKAVLEEKVAQMERAHSRLQSELERYKDGNGNGNRTKEDLKESRLQVDQLQEQADRLTAELSSLQTTHNTLRDEMVSERSQTSELQAKLSASVHERLAAEGERERLELEIQRLNEQLKWHHEQLASTKEALGSSQKLELHDPPIESRLSPVEKTNDESLDQLSCLKQEVNHMQRALGEERLVASQHQLALQAQVNEAQAHIRCQNSVLSQKAEEAKQMRQDLQRAQSLFTSAERELRYEKERNMDLKRHNTLLDQEKLKLCAELKQVQTKLVQAEQTVHSQAAEGERQQQKTRELELELARSSTNRSAATSLQEDLQAERVQLITADKKVLELQQQLKNAQHQLRVEEARAGETSRLERDSRDLSDTLSALRAQQHEEHITRKLLEQREEELQQQVRSLRLKEASLTRTNTELSHRAQQLETRLTILEAELSKAREEVREGQRSSHRLQEELAASQQECDRLPGELQQVLLQLDTHVRKYNEKHSQHKTKLRQAKQVFLKAMAQRDRTIQKLENDLVLASSLLHKEKERIDTVLEENEKLLEERRELLRKISEAEEMGSNGMRTASTVQHRVNVLEVENRQLQDRTLKLSNQVSSLERALRNTQSFYSLENAKKVLPSESLCDSILHASTLSLTSGSCDPLEILDKLCRVKVGERAVEEGVRASVSAHQLSEQGYLNLTSPLVSPEAKATEESSNNSDMV; translated from the exons GGAGATGCAGACCATACGTACACAGCAGGCCAGTGAGATGAAGGAG GTGGAGAGCTATGTTGCACACATTCGTGGGCTGCTGGAAGAGCGCGAGTGTCTGACCGCAGACTACGAGAGAGACAATGAACACCTGCGGCGTGAGCTTCTCCAGATCAGACAGCAACAAG AGAGTCAGACCAAAGAGCTGGCGGAGATGCTGGCTCAGGAGGACCTCGGGGAGATGGGCTTGAGCAGTCCCAGTGAGCAGGTGGCCTACTTGCTGGTGGAGAGGGCCACGCTGCTGGAAAGGCTGGAGGCTGCTGAGAGGAGACTGGAAAGTCAGAGTCTCACTGGAAACTCGATGGAAGGCCACCACCAG GGTCAAGAACATATTCACCACATGATGGGGGAAGAGCTCAGGCAGCGGAGGGAGGATATGCAGAAGAGCATGGATAACATGACAAAG CAGTGCTCATCCCAGAGTCCATGGAAGAAGCTGTTTGGGCTGCGCAGGTCTGGTCAGAGCAAGCACAATATCACCCCT GCCCGCAGCGAGGAGATATCCCAGGAGCAAAATGAGCGGCAGCGGCTGGAGCGGGACCTGGAAGAGGCATCGAGGAGGCTGGCTATGGCGCATCAAGATATCCGCCGACTCACCAGTGAGCTGGATGTCGCCAAGAACAACAACCTAGATTCAAGTG GATCTGGGCTTCAGGGAATGGTCCAAGAAGTAGAACACCTGAGGAGGGAAGtggacaaactgaaacactgtg ATATGATGAAGCTGCAGCAAGCCAAAGAGCAAAATGACAGACTAGATGCTGAGAACAGAGCTCTGAGGGAGAGAGTGCGCACTATAGAATCCGAGAAGCAAAATCTCCGTGGACAG TTGGCAATAAATGATgcagaaaaagatgaagaggatCAAAAGGACAAGAGCATTAGAATCGAACCACAAAACAACCTGTCTGCCTTGTCAGCTCAAGAAAAGGATCACATTcacaaaag GTGTCAGGAGGCGATGGAAGATGGGCTCGTGCAGGTGAGAGAGCTGCAACGGCAACTCCAGAGGCTGCgcaaggagcaggaggagctggaggagaggaacgaggagctggaggccctGTTGGGGGAGGCGCAGAATGCCAGCAAGGAGGAGAGTCATCGCCATGAGGGTGAACTGGAGGGATTGCACAGGAGG ATCAAAAGCCTGGAGGCAGAGCTGAAGAGGCAAGATGCCCATGAAAAAATTATGAGGAATGGAGATGAAGTCAAAGCCACAGAGTCCTTCTTACAGCTG CACCTAAGGGACGGCAGCCAGGAGAGATTGGCTCTGCTAGAGGCGCGACTGACTGAGGAGAAGGACTGGAGAAAACAGTTGGAGGTCGACCTCAGCGCTGCACAGGCCGCCCtcaagaaagacaaagag GCTTTGCAGATTGGTGAGCGAGAGCTGAAGAAGCTGAGGCTGGAGGTCAACAGTCTCCAGACAGAATGCCAACAAGGGAAAACGCTCATCAAGAGCCTCACCCAAGTCAAAGGGGAAAAAGCTGTTCTGGAAGAAAAG GTGGCCCAGATGGAGCGCGCCCACAGCCGACTCCAGAGCGAACTGGAGCGATACAAGGATGGTAACGGTAACGGTAACCGGACTAAGGAGGACCTGAAGGAAAGCAGGCTTCAAGTGGACCAGCTGCAGGAACAGGCCGACCGGCTGACTGCCGAGCTCAGCAGCCTCCAGACGACTCACAACACACTGAG GGATGAAATGGTCTCTGAGCGTTCGCAGACTTCCGAGCTCCAAGCCAAGCTGAGCGCCAGCGTCCATGAGAGGCTGgcagctgagggagagagagagaggctggagcTCGAGATTCAGCGCCTCAACGAGCAGCTCAAGTGGCATCATGAGCAGCTCGCCTCGACAAAAGAAGCACTTGGCAGCAGCCAGAAGCTTGAACTGCACGATCCTCCTATAGAATCTAGACTTAGTCCAGTGGAGAAGACCAATGACGAAAGCTTGGATCAG cttTCATGTCTGAAACAGGAGGTGAATCATATGCAGCGCGCGCTGGGGGAGGAGCGGCTCGTGGCCTCTCAGCACCAACTGGCCCTGCAGGCTCAGGTCAATGAAGCCCAGGCGCACATCAGG TGCCAGAACTCGGTGCTGAGCCAGAAGGCAGAGGAGGCCAAGCAGATGAGGCAGGACCTGCAGCGGGCCCAGAGCCTGTTCACGTCTGCAGAGAGGGAACTGCGCTATGAGAAAGAAAGGAACATGGACctgaagagacacaacacgCTGCTGGACCAGGAAAAACTCAAG CTCTGTGCAGAGCTGAAGCAGGTTCAGACCAAGCTGGTCCAGGCGGAGCAGACTGTTCACTCTCAGGCGGCTGAGGGCGAACgtcagcagcagaagaccagGGAGTTGGAGCTGGAGCTGGCTCGCAGCTCCACAAATCGCAGCGCCGCCACCAGTCTGCAGGAGGACCTGCAGGCTGAGAGGGTGCAACTCATCACTGCCGACAAGAAG GtgttggagctgcagcagcagcttaaaAATGCCCAGCACCAGCTGCGCGTGGAGGAAGCTCGGGCCGGCGAGACCAGCCGCCTGGAGCGGGACAGCAGGGATCTGTCTGACACATTGTCAGCCCTGAGAGCCCAGCAGCACGAGGAGCACATCACCAG GAAGTTGTTAGAGCAACgtgaggaggagctgcagcagcaggttcgCTCCCTCAGGCTGAAGGAGGCCTCGCTGACCAGGACCAACACAGAGCTAAGCCACCGCGCCCAGCAGCTGGAAACCCGTCTGACCATTCTGGAGGCTGAGCTCAGCAAGgccagagaggag GTGAGAGAAGGCCAGAGGTCCAGCCACAgactgcaggaggagctggcgGCCAGTCAGCAGGAGTGCGACCGACTGCCgggggagctgcagcaggttctCCTCCAACTGGACACGCACGTCAG GAAGTACAACGAAAAGCACAGTCAGCACAAGACCAAGCTGCGTCAGGCCAAGCAGGTGTTCCTCAAGGCGATGGCACAGAGGGACCGGACCATCCAGAAACTGGAGAACGACCTGGTGCTGGCCTCCAGCCTCTTGCACAAG GAGAAGGAAAGGATCGATACAGTGCTGGAGGAAAATGAGAAGCTtttggaggagaggagggaactGTTGAGGAAGATCAGTGAGGCGGAGGAAATGGGCAGCAATGGCATGAGGACTGCCTCGACTGTTCAACACAG GGTCAACGTCTTGGAGGTGGAAAACAGACAGCTACAGGATCGGACGCTGAAGCTCTCCAATCAAGTTAGTTCCTTAGAGCGCGCCCTGAGGAATACCCAGTCATTCTACAGCCTGGAG AATGCCAAGAAAGTGCTTCCCTCTGAAAGTCTCTGTGACAGCATCCTACATGCATCCACTCTAAG TTTGACGTCGGGCTCCTGTGACCCACTGGAAATCCTGGACAAACTATGCCGAGTGAAGGTGGGCGAGCGAGCGGTGGAGGAGGGCGTCCGGGCGTCCGTCTCTGCACACCAGCTATCAGAGCAGGGCTACCTGAATCTCACCTCCCCGCTGGTTTCTCCAGAGGCCAAGGCTACAGAGGAGAGCTCTAATAATAGTGACATGGTATGA
- the ccdc30 gene encoding coiled-coil domain-containing protein 30 isoform X3, which translates to MNLQTELDQISMRLQEDGLPPAASAEERQRYLWQQLLREEARRHSVTQEMQTIRTQQASEMKEVESYVAHIRGLLEERECLTADYERDNEHLRRELLQIRQQQESQTKELAEMLAQEDLGEMGLSSPSEQVAYLLVERATLLERLEAAERRLESQSLTGNSMEGHHQGQEHIHHMMGEELRQRREDMQKSMDNMTKQCSSQSPWKKLFGLRRSGQSKHNITPARSEEISQEQNERQRLERDLEEASRRLAMAHQDIRRLTSELDVAKNNNLDSSDMMKLQQAKEQNDRLDAENRALRERVRTIESEKQNLRGQLAINDAEKDEEDQKDKSIRIEPQNNLSALSAQEKDHIHKRCQEAMEDGLVQVRELQRQLQRLRKEQEELEERNEELEALLGEAQNASKEESHRHEGELEGLHRRIKSLEAELKRQDAHEKIMRNGDEVKATESFLQLHLRDGSQERLALLEARLTEEKDWRKQLEVDLSAAQAALKKDKEALQIGERELKKLRLEVNSLQTECQQGKTLIKSLTQVKGEKAVLEEKVAQMERAHSRLQSELERYKDGNGNGNRTKEDLKESRLQVDQLQEQADRLTAELSSLQTTHNTLRDEMVSERSQTSELQAKLSASVHERLAAEGERERLELEIQRLNEQLKWHHEQLASTKEALGSSQKLELHDPPIESRLSPVEKTNDESLDQLSCLKQEVNHMQRALGEERLVASQHQLALQAQVNEAQAHIRCQNSVLSQKAEEAKQMRQDLQRAQSLFTSAERELRYEKERNMDLKRHNTLLDQEKLKLCAELKQVQTKLVQAEQTVHSQAAEGERQQQKTRELELELARSSTNRSAATSLQEDLQAERVQLITADKKVLELQQQLKNAQHQLRVEEARAGETSRLERDSRDLSDTLSALRAQQHEEHITRKLLEQREEELQQQVRSLRLKEASLTRTNTELSHRAQQLETRLTILEAELSKAREEVREGQRSSHRLQEELAASQQECDRLPGELQQVLLQLDTHVRKYNEKHSQHKTKLRQAKQVFLKAMAQRDRTIQKLENDLVLASSLLHKEKERIDTVLEENEKLLEERRELLRKISEAEEMGSNGMRTASTVQHRVNVLEVENRQLQDRTLKLSNQVSSLERALRNTQSFYSLENAKKVLPSESLCDSILHASTLSLTSGSCDPLEILDKLCRVKVGERAVEEGVRASVSAHQLSEQGYLNLTSPLVSPEAKATEESSNNSDMV; encoded by the exons GGAGATGCAGACCATACGTACACAGCAGGCCAGTGAGATGAAGGAG GTGGAGAGCTATGTTGCACACATTCGTGGGCTGCTGGAAGAGCGCGAGTGTCTGACCGCAGACTACGAGAGAGACAATGAACACCTGCGGCGTGAGCTTCTCCAGATCAGACAGCAACAAG AGAGTCAGACCAAAGAGCTGGCGGAGATGCTGGCTCAGGAGGACCTCGGGGAGATGGGCTTGAGCAGTCCCAGTGAGCAGGTGGCCTACTTGCTGGTGGAGAGGGCCACGCTGCTGGAAAGGCTGGAGGCTGCTGAGAGGAGACTGGAAAGTCAGAGTCTCACTGGAAACTCGATGGAAGGCCACCACCAG GGTCAAGAACATATTCACCACATGATGGGGGAAGAGCTCAGGCAGCGGAGGGAGGATATGCAGAAGAGCATGGATAACATGACAAAG CAGTGCTCATCCCAGAGTCCATGGAAGAAGCTGTTTGGGCTGCGCAGGTCTGGTCAGAGCAAGCACAATATCACCCCT GCCCGCAGCGAGGAGATATCCCAGGAGCAAAATGAGCGGCAGCGGCTGGAGCGGGACCTGGAAGAGGCATCGAGGAGGCTGGCTATGGCGCATCAAGATATCCGCCGACTCACCAGTGAGCTGGATGTCGCCAAGAACAACAACCTAGATTCAAGTG ATATGATGAAGCTGCAGCAAGCCAAAGAGCAAAATGACAGACTAGATGCTGAGAACAGAGCTCTGAGGGAGAGAGTGCGCACTATAGAATCCGAGAAGCAAAATCTCCGTGGACAG TTGGCAATAAATGATgcagaaaaagatgaagaggatCAAAAGGACAAGAGCATTAGAATCGAACCACAAAACAACCTGTCTGCCTTGTCAGCTCAAGAAAAGGATCACATTcacaaaag GTGTCAGGAGGCGATGGAAGATGGGCTCGTGCAGGTGAGAGAGCTGCAACGGCAACTCCAGAGGCTGCgcaaggagcaggaggagctggaggagaggaacgaggagctggaggccctGTTGGGGGAGGCGCAGAATGCCAGCAAGGAGGAGAGTCATCGCCATGAGGGTGAACTGGAGGGATTGCACAGGAGG ATCAAAAGCCTGGAGGCAGAGCTGAAGAGGCAAGATGCCCATGAAAAAATTATGAGGAATGGAGATGAAGTCAAAGCCACAGAGTCCTTCTTACAGCTG CACCTAAGGGACGGCAGCCAGGAGAGATTGGCTCTGCTAGAGGCGCGACTGACTGAGGAGAAGGACTGGAGAAAACAGTTGGAGGTCGACCTCAGCGCTGCACAGGCCGCCCtcaagaaagacaaagag GCTTTGCAGATTGGTGAGCGAGAGCTGAAGAAGCTGAGGCTGGAGGTCAACAGTCTCCAGACAGAATGCCAACAAGGGAAAACGCTCATCAAGAGCCTCACCCAAGTCAAAGGGGAAAAAGCTGTTCTGGAAGAAAAG GTGGCCCAGATGGAGCGCGCCCACAGCCGACTCCAGAGCGAACTGGAGCGATACAAGGATGGTAACGGTAACGGTAACCGGACTAAGGAGGACCTGAAGGAAAGCAGGCTTCAAGTGGACCAGCTGCAGGAACAGGCCGACCGGCTGACTGCCGAGCTCAGCAGCCTCCAGACGACTCACAACACACTGAG GGATGAAATGGTCTCTGAGCGTTCGCAGACTTCCGAGCTCCAAGCCAAGCTGAGCGCCAGCGTCCATGAGAGGCTGgcagctgagggagagagagagaggctggagcTCGAGATTCAGCGCCTCAACGAGCAGCTCAAGTGGCATCATGAGCAGCTCGCCTCGACAAAAGAAGCACTTGGCAGCAGCCAGAAGCTTGAACTGCACGATCCTCCTATAGAATCTAGACTTAGTCCAGTGGAGAAGACCAATGACGAAAGCTTGGATCAG cttTCATGTCTGAAACAGGAGGTGAATCATATGCAGCGCGCGCTGGGGGAGGAGCGGCTCGTGGCCTCTCAGCACCAACTGGCCCTGCAGGCTCAGGTCAATGAAGCCCAGGCGCACATCAGG TGCCAGAACTCGGTGCTGAGCCAGAAGGCAGAGGAGGCCAAGCAGATGAGGCAGGACCTGCAGCGGGCCCAGAGCCTGTTCACGTCTGCAGAGAGGGAACTGCGCTATGAGAAAGAAAGGAACATGGACctgaagagacacaacacgCTGCTGGACCAGGAAAAACTCAAG CTCTGTGCAGAGCTGAAGCAGGTTCAGACCAAGCTGGTCCAGGCGGAGCAGACTGTTCACTCTCAGGCGGCTGAGGGCGAACgtcagcagcagaagaccagGGAGTTGGAGCTGGAGCTGGCTCGCAGCTCCACAAATCGCAGCGCCGCCACCAGTCTGCAGGAGGACCTGCAGGCTGAGAGGGTGCAACTCATCACTGCCGACAAGAAG GtgttggagctgcagcagcagcttaaaAATGCCCAGCACCAGCTGCGCGTGGAGGAAGCTCGGGCCGGCGAGACCAGCCGCCTGGAGCGGGACAGCAGGGATCTGTCTGACACATTGTCAGCCCTGAGAGCCCAGCAGCACGAGGAGCACATCACCAG GAAGTTGTTAGAGCAACgtgaggaggagctgcagcagcaggttcgCTCCCTCAGGCTGAAGGAGGCCTCGCTGACCAGGACCAACACAGAGCTAAGCCACCGCGCCCAGCAGCTGGAAACCCGTCTGACCATTCTGGAGGCTGAGCTCAGCAAGgccagagaggag GTGAGAGAAGGCCAGAGGTCCAGCCACAgactgcaggaggagctggcgGCCAGTCAGCAGGAGTGCGACCGACTGCCgggggagctgcagcaggttctCCTCCAACTGGACACGCACGTCAG GAAGTACAACGAAAAGCACAGTCAGCACAAGACCAAGCTGCGTCAGGCCAAGCAGGTGTTCCTCAAGGCGATGGCACAGAGGGACCGGACCATCCAGAAACTGGAGAACGACCTGGTGCTGGCCTCCAGCCTCTTGCACAAG GAGAAGGAAAGGATCGATACAGTGCTGGAGGAAAATGAGAAGCTtttggaggagaggagggaactGTTGAGGAAGATCAGTGAGGCGGAGGAAATGGGCAGCAATGGCATGAGGACTGCCTCGACTGTTCAACACAG GGTCAACGTCTTGGAGGTGGAAAACAGACAGCTACAGGATCGGACGCTGAAGCTCTCCAATCAAGTTAGTTCCTTAGAGCGCGCCCTGAGGAATACCCAGTCATTCTACAGCCTGGAG AATGCCAAGAAAGTGCTTCCCTCTGAAAGTCTCTGTGACAGCATCCTACATGCATCCACTCTAAG TTTGACGTCGGGCTCCTGTGACCCACTGGAAATCCTGGACAAACTATGCCGAGTGAAGGTGGGCGAGCGAGCGGTGGAGGAGGGCGTCCGGGCGTCCGTCTCTGCACACCAGCTATCAGAGCAGGGCTACCTGAATCTCACCTCCCCGCTGGTTTCTCCAGAGGCCAAGGCTACAGAGGAGAGCTCTAATAATAGTGACATGGTATGA
- the ccdc30 gene encoding coiled-coil domain-containing protein 30 isoform X4 — MNLQTELDQISMRLQEDGLPPAASAEERQRYLWQQLLREEARRHSVTQEMQTIRTQQASEMKEVESYVAHIRGLLEERECLTADYERDNEHLRRELLQIRQQQESQTKELAEMLAQEDLGEMGLSSPSEQVAYLLVERATLLERLEAAERRLESQSLTGNSMEGHHQGQEHIHHMMGEELRQRREDMQKSMDNMTKARSEEISQEQNERQRLERDLEEASRRLAMAHQDIRRLTSELDVAKNNNLDSSGSGLQGMVQEVEHLRREVDKLKHCDMMKLQQAKEQNDRLDAENRALRERVRTIESEKQNLRGQLAINDAEKDEEDQKDKSIRIEPQNNLSALSAQEKDHIHKRCQEAMEDGLVQVRELQRQLQRLRKEQEELEERNEELEALLGEAQNASKEESHRHEGELEGLHRRIKSLEAELKRQDAHEKIMRNGDEVKATESFLQLHLRDGSQERLALLEARLTEEKDWRKQLEVDLSAAQAALKKDKEALQIGERELKKLRLEVNSLQTECQQGKTLIKSLTQVKGEKAVLEEKVAQMERAHSRLQSELERYKDGNGNGNRTKEDLKESRLQVDQLQEQADRLTAELSSLQTTHNTLRDEMVSERSQTSELQAKLSASVHERLAAEGERERLELEIQRLNEQLKWHHEQLASTKEALGSSQKLELHDPPIESRLSPVEKTNDESLDQLSCLKQEVNHMQRALGEERLVASQHQLALQAQVNEAQAHIRCQNSVLSQKAEEAKQMRQDLQRAQSLFTSAERELRYEKERNMDLKRHNTLLDQEKLKLCAELKQVQTKLVQAEQTVHSQAAEGERQQQKTRELELELARSSTNRSAATSLQEDLQAERVQLITADKKVLELQQQLKNAQHQLRVEEARAGETSRLERDSRDLSDTLSALRAQQHEEHITRKLLEQREEELQQQVRSLRLKEASLTRTNTELSHRAQQLETRLTILEAELSKAREEVREGQRSSHRLQEELAASQQECDRLPGELQQVLLQLDTHVRKYNEKHSQHKTKLRQAKQVFLKAMAQRDRTIQKLENDLVLASSLLHKEKERIDTVLEENEKLLEERRELLRKISEAEEMGSNGMRTASTVQHRVNVLEVENRQLQDRTLKLSNQVSSLERALRNTQSFYSLENAKKVLPSESLCDSILHASTLSLTSGSCDPLEILDKLCRVKVGERAVEEGVRASVSAHQLSEQGYLNLTSPLVSPEAKATEESSNNSDMV; from the exons GGAGATGCAGACCATACGTACACAGCAGGCCAGTGAGATGAAGGAG GTGGAGAGCTATGTTGCACACATTCGTGGGCTGCTGGAAGAGCGCGAGTGTCTGACCGCAGACTACGAGAGAGACAATGAACACCTGCGGCGTGAGCTTCTCCAGATCAGACAGCAACAAG AGAGTCAGACCAAAGAGCTGGCGGAGATGCTGGCTCAGGAGGACCTCGGGGAGATGGGCTTGAGCAGTCCCAGTGAGCAGGTGGCCTACTTGCTGGTGGAGAGGGCCACGCTGCTGGAAAGGCTGGAGGCTGCTGAGAGGAGACTGGAAAGTCAGAGTCTCACTGGAAACTCGATGGAAGGCCACCACCAG GGTCAAGAACATATTCACCACATGATGGGGGAAGAGCTCAGGCAGCGGAGGGAGGATATGCAGAAGAGCATGGATAACATGACAAAG GCCCGCAGCGAGGAGATATCCCAGGAGCAAAATGAGCGGCAGCGGCTGGAGCGGGACCTGGAAGAGGCATCGAGGAGGCTGGCTATGGCGCATCAAGATATCCGCCGACTCACCAGTGAGCTGGATGTCGCCAAGAACAACAACCTAGATTCAAGTG GATCTGGGCTTCAGGGAATGGTCCAAGAAGTAGAACACCTGAGGAGGGAAGtggacaaactgaaacactgtg ATATGATGAAGCTGCAGCAAGCCAAAGAGCAAAATGACAGACTAGATGCTGAGAACAGAGCTCTGAGGGAGAGAGTGCGCACTATAGAATCCGAGAAGCAAAATCTCCGTGGACAG TTGGCAATAAATGATgcagaaaaagatgaagaggatCAAAAGGACAAGAGCATTAGAATCGAACCACAAAACAACCTGTCTGCCTTGTCAGCTCAAGAAAAGGATCACATTcacaaaag GTGTCAGGAGGCGATGGAAGATGGGCTCGTGCAGGTGAGAGAGCTGCAACGGCAACTCCAGAGGCTGCgcaaggagcaggaggagctggaggagaggaacgaggagctggaggccctGTTGGGGGAGGCGCAGAATGCCAGCAAGGAGGAGAGTCATCGCCATGAGGGTGAACTGGAGGGATTGCACAGGAGG ATCAAAAGCCTGGAGGCAGAGCTGAAGAGGCAAGATGCCCATGAAAAAATTATGAGGAATGGAGATGAAGTCAAAGCCACAGAGTCCTTCTTACAGCTG CACCTAAGGGACGGCAGCCAGGAGAGATTGGCTCTGCTAGAGGCGCGACTGACTGAGGAGAAGGACTGGAGAAAACAGTTGGAGGTCGACCTCAGCGCTGCACAGGCCGCCCtcaagaaagacaaagag GCTTTGCAGATTGGTGAGCGAGAGCTGAAGAAGCTGAGGCTGGAGGTCAACAGTCTCCAGACAGAATGCCAACAAGGGAAAACGCTCATCAAGAGCCTCACCCAAGTCAAAGGGGAAAAAGCTGTTCTGGAAGAAAAG GTGGCCCAGATGGAGCGCGCCCACAGCCGACTCCAGAGCGAACTGGAGCGATACAAGGATGGTAACGGTAACGGTAACCGGACTAAGGAGGACCTGAAGGAAAGCAGGCTTCAAGTGGACCAGCTGCAGGAACAGGCCGACCGGCTGACTGCCGAGCTCAGCAGCCTCCAGACGACTCACAACACACTGAG GGATGAAATGGTCTCTGAGCGTTCGCAGACTTCCGAGCTCCAAGCCAAGCTGAGCGCCAGCGTCCATGAGAGGCTGgcagctgagggagagagagagaggctggagcTCGAGATTCAGCGCCTCAACGAGCAGCTCAAGTGGCATCATGAGCAGCTCGCCTCGACAAAAGAAGCACTTGGCAGCAGCCAGAAGCTTGAACTGCACGATCCTCCTATAGAATCTAGACTTAGTCCAGTGGAGAAGACCAATGACGAAAGCTTGGATCAG cttTCATGTCTGAAACAGGAGGTGAATCATATGCAGCGCGCGCTGGGGGAGGAGCGGCTCGTGGCCTCTCAGCACCAACTGGCCCTGCAGGCTCAGGTCAATGAAGCCCAGGCGCACATCAGG TGCCAGAACTCGGTGCTGAGCCAGAAGGCAGAGGAGGCCAAGCAGATGAGGCAGGACCTGCAGCGGGCCCAGAGCCTGTTCACGTCTGCAGAGAGGGAACTGCGCTATGAGAAAGAAAGGAACATGGACctgaagagacacaacacgCTGCTGGACCAGGAAAAACTCAAG CTCTGTGCAGAGCTGAAGCAGGTTCAGACCAAGCTGGTCCAGGCGGAGCAGACTGTTCACTCTCAGGCGGCTGAGGGCGAACgtcagcagcagaagaccagGGAGTTGGAGCTGGAGCTGGCTCGCAGCTCCACAAATCGCAGCGCCGCCACCAGTCTGCAGGAGGACCTGCAGGCTGAGAGGGTGCAACTCATCACTGCCGACAAGAAG GtgttggagctgcagcagcagcttaaaAATGCCCAGCACCAGCTGCGCGTGGAGGAAGCTCGGGCCGGCGAGACCAGCCGCCTGGAGCGGGACAGCAGGGATCTGTCTGACACATTGTCAGCCCTGAGAGCCCAGCAGCACGAGGAGCACATCACCAG GAAGTTGTTAGAGCAACgtgaggaggagctgcagcagcaggttcgCTCCCTCAGGCTGAAGGAGGCCTCGCTGACCAGGACCAACACAGAGCTAAGCCACCGCGCCCAGCAGCTGGAAACCCGTCTGACCATTCTGGAGGCTGAGCTCAGCAAGgccagagaggag GTGAGAGAAGGCCAGAGGTCCAGCCACAgactgcaggaggagctggcgGCCAGTCAGCAGGAGTGCGACCGACTGCCgggggagctgcagcaggttctCCTCCAACTGGACACGCACGTCAG GAAGTACAACGAAAAGCACAGTCAGCACAAGACCAAGCTGCGTCAGGCCAAGCAGGTGTTCCTCAAGGCGATGGCACAGAGGGACCGGACCATCCAGAAACTGGAGAACGACCTGGTGCTGGCCTCCAGCCTCTTGCACAAG GAGAAGGAAAGGATCGATACAGTGCTGGAGGAAAATGAGAAGCTtttggaggagaggagggaactGTTGAGGAAGATCAGTGAGGCGGAGGAAATGGGCAGCAATGGCATGAGGACTGCCTCGACTGTTCAACACAG GGTCAACGTCTTGGAGGTGGAAAACAGACAGCTACAGGATCGGACGCTGAAGCTCTCCAATCAAGTTAGTTCCTTAGAGCGCGCCCTGAGGAATACCCAGTCATTCTACAGCCTGGAG AATGCCAAGAAAGTGCTTCCCTCTGAAAGTCTCTGTGACAGCATCCTACATGCATCCACTCTAAG TTTGACGTCGGGCTCCTGTGACCCACTGGAAATCCTGGACAAACTATGCCGAGTGAAGGTGGGCGAGCGAGCGGTGGAGGAGGGCGTCCGGGCGTCCGTCTCTGCACACCAGCTATCAGAGCAGGGCTACCTGAATCTCACCTCCCCGCTGGTTTCTCCAGAGGCCAAGGCTACAGAGGAGAGCTCTAATAATAGTGACATGGTATGA